AGAGCTGGCATCGGCCATGAGCGCGTTTTTGGGGCATCCGGTATCCAAGGCGATGTTGGACGCCTATGCCACACAGGCACGTGGCGACCACAATATCAGCCTGGCACGCGCCATTGCGCTGGTTGCCGTGACGAAAGACGCGCGTGTGATTGGTACCGAGCTTGACCCGCTGGGACTGGCTGTGGTGCCCAAGCGCGACCTGCACGGGTTGCGCCATCTGGCATGGCAGGAGCGGACCCGCAAGGCCCAGGCAATGGCAGATGCTGAATATCAGATGTGGAAGGGGTTGGCGTGATGCAGGAATGGTACTCGCCAGCCGAAATCGCATCGTTGAACCTTCCGGGCATCCCCGAGACCGTGCGCGGAGTGAACATACTTGTTCAAAAACATGGCTGGCGGGACGCGATTACGGTCAATGGATCGGAATTGGCTCGTAAACGAAAGGCTAGCGGTGGCGGCTGGGAATACTATTGGACGCTGTTTCCGATTTCTGCCCAAAAAGAGCTGCAAAGGCGCGAGATTGCGCGGAAGAAAAAAGAGAACATGGCGCGCGGCGAACGTGGCGTCACGGAAAATCGTGTTGACTGGGAATGGTTCGAGAGCCTTCCCGAAGAACGTCGCAAGAAAGCGCGGGACCGGTTTGCGATCCTTGAGGCGGTCTGTGCGCTGCAACGCGGTGCATTATCAAAAGACCAGGCGGTTTACATCGTTGCCGCCCAGCAAAATGTTGGCGTTTCCACCGTCTATAATTGGTTCAAAATGGTGGAGGGGCTTGATCGGAAAGACTGGCTGCCTGCCCTTTGCCCGCGCCATACCGGGCGCACGAAAACAGTGCCCTGTGACCCGATGGCATGGGAGTTTTTGAAAGCTGACTTCCTGCGCCTGTCGAAGCCCCCCTTTACGGCCTGTTATTTGCGCCTTGAAAGGGCAGCGAAAGAGCATGGCTGGTCGATCCCCGCTGCCCGCACCCTTGAACGCCGGTTAATGAGTGAAATTCCCGAGCCGGTGCGTGTTTTGCTGCGCGAGGGGAGCGAAAAACTCAAAATGATGTATCCGCCGCAGGTGCGGGATCGTACCGAGTTCCATGCGATGGAGGCGGTCAATATCGACGGTCACAACTGGGATGTGTTTGTGAAATTCCCGGATGGGGAAGTCACCCGCCCGATGATGATTGCGATACAGGATTTGTATTCCAACAAATGCGTGGCATGGCGGGTCGATAAATCGGAAAATTCCGATCTGGTGCGCCTGGCCTTTGGCGATTTGTTCCGCGATTACGGCATTCCTGACCATTGCTGGTTGGATAACGGTCGCGGCTTTGCCGCCAAGTGCATTACCGGCGGAACACCGAACCGGTTTCGCTTCAAGGTCAAGCCCGAGGAACCAAGCGGCATTTTGACCGCGCTGGGCGTGAATATTCATTGGACGACCCCGTATTCAGGGCAATCCAAGCCTATTGAACGCATGTTCAGGGATTTTTGCGATCACATTGCAAAGCACCCGGCCTTTCAGGGGGCCTATACCGGCAATAGCCCAATGGCAAAACCGGAAGATTATGCCAGCCGGGCGATCCCGCTTGATGAATTCCTCAAGGTGGTGGGTGAAGGCATTCGCCAGCACAATGCCAGACCAAAACGCAATACGCGCGTTTGCGGGCGTATCCGGTCGTTTGACCAGGCATTTGAAGAAAGCTACGCCAACTCGGTCATCCGCAAGGCCGCCCCCGAGCAGCTGCGCATGTGCCTGCTGGCTGCCGAACAGATCCGTACGGACAAGCGCAGTGGCCGCATCGAACTGATGGGGAATACCTATTGGTCCGACTGTCTGCATGAGCATATCGGCAAGCCGATCATGGTGCGGTTTGACCCGGATTTCCTGCATGAGAGCGTTTTTGCCTATCGCCTTGATGGCAGCTTTATTGGCGAGGTCGAGCTTTGGGAGGCCAGCGGTTTTGCTGACCGCAATGCAGCGCGGGCGCATAACCGCAAGCGTCGGGCCTTTATCAATTTGACGCGCAAGGCTGCCGAGATCGAACGCACCTTGTCGATCGACGAATACATGCAGCTTCTGCCTGACCTTGAGGAAACAACCCCGTCACCGCAACCGGCAGCGGTGCGAATGGTAACGGGTAATCTGGCCAGACAGGCCGAAGCCGCGCCAGTTTCAAATCAGGATTTACAGGAAGAGTTTTCAAGGAATTTCCGCGCTGGCCTGCAGATTTTGCAGGGTGGTCGGGAAGAGTGAGAGCGCGCCGCCGCCAAGCATAGCGCGCCCTCGTGATCAACAAGGACCAAAAGGAAAATAGCATGAACACATCTGCTGGAACAGATCAGACATTTAGTGATGCGGAGATTGAAGAAATCCGCGCATCCTGCCAGGCGGTGATGGAGGCCGAAGGATATAGCCAGGCTGATGTCTCGCGCCTGGCGGGGATCAAATACGGCACCTTTACTGGCTGGTTCAAGGGCACTTATGCGGGCAACAACTCCCGTGTGGCGGGCGAAGTGCAGATATGGCTTTCGAGCCTTGGTGAGAAAAA
The window above is part of the Thalassospira marina genome. Proteins encoded here:
- a CDS encoding transposase domain-containing protein, with product MQEWYSPAEIASLNLPGIPETVRGVNILVQKHGWRDAITVNGSELARKRKASGGGWEYYWTLFPISAQKELQRREIARKKKENMARGERGVTENRVDWEWFESLPEERRKKARDRFAILEAVCALQRGALSKDQAVYIVAAQQNVGVSTVYNWFKMVEGLDRKDWLPALCPRHTGRTKTVPCDPMAWEFLKADFLRLSKPPFTACYLRLERAAKEHGWSIPAARTLERRLMSEIPEPVRVLLREGSEKLKMMYPPQVRDRTEFHAMEAVNIDGHNWDVFVKFPDGEVTRPMMIAIQDLYSNKCVAWRVDKSENSDLVRLAFGDLFRDYGIPDHCWLDNGRGFAAKCITGGTPNRFRFKVKPEEPSGILTALGVNIHWTTPYSGQSKPIERMFRDFCDHIAKHPAFQGAYTGNSPMAKPEDYASRAIPLDEFLKVVGEGIRQHNARPKRNTRVCGRIRSFDQAFEESYANSVIRKAAPEQLRMCLLAAEQIRTDKRSGRIELMGNTYWSDCLHEHIGKPIMVRFDPDFLHESVFAYRLDGSFIGEVELWEASGFADRNAARAHNRKRRAFINLTRKAAEIERTLSIDEYMQLLPDLEETTPSPQPAAVRMVTGNLARQAEAAPVSNQDLQEEFSRNFRAGLQILQGGREE